From a single Serratia surfactantfaciens genomic region:
- a CDS encoding phage cement protein produces the protein MPRYRRVNIDGKSLYKTETRTTAAALLPGTAAVINASDEFAQATALKGRIYIIDVAYHQGLKITDAVPAGDSAVGNYVEEGRELALLCVPGAYKKDSPIKLGANGQFTLATADTDSVIGYSQDEATIAAGATDFIRVRMRVGTVAAGA, from the coding sequence ATGCCACGTTATCGTCGCGTAAACATCGACGGAAAGTCGCTGTATAAGACCGAAACCCGCACCACTGCCGCGGCACTTCTGCCAGGCACTGCTGCAGTCATCAACGCCAGCGATGAATTCGCTCAGGCCACCGCGCTAAAGGGCCGGATCTACATCATCGACGTTGCCTACCATCAAGGGCTGAAAATCACCGATGCGGTTCCTGCTGGCGACTCTGCTGTAGGCAACTACGTGGAAGAAGGCCGTGAATTGGCGCTGCTCTGCGTACCTGGCGCGTACAAGAAAGACAGCCCGATCAAGCTTGGCGCTAACGGCCAATTCACCCTGGCAACTGCTGACACTGATTCAGTGATCGGCTACAGCCAGGACGAAGCCACTATCGCCGCCGGCGCTACCGATTTCATCCGCGTGCGTATGCGCGTTGGCACTGTCGCCGCTGGCGCTTAA
- a CDS encoding major capsid protein: MYFSKETLAANSRLGGHWNELWANRNMWNANHNAMIAANRAHMTQEWLAVNAAGGFTRDFWAEIDRQVLQLRDQEVGMEIINDLIGVQTVLSVGKTAKLYSVVGDIADDVSVSIDGQAPFSFDHTEYASDGDPIPVFTAGYGVNWRHAAGLNTVGIDLVLDSQMAKMRKFNKERVNYYLNGNPNIQVQSYQAQGIKNHRNTKKLNLGAGAGGANIDLTAATMTQLFDFFGKGAFGTLARTNKVAQYDVMWVSPEIWANLAQPYVVNGVVSGNVLQAVLPFAPVKEVRMTFALKGNEFVAYVRRSDVISPLVGMAVGVIPLPRPLPNVNYNFQIMSAEGLQITADDQGLSGVVYGANLA, encoded by the coding sequence ATGTATTTCTCCAAAGAGACATTGGCGGCTAATAGCCGTCTCGGCGGTCACTGGAATGAGCTGTGGGCGAACCGCAATATGTGGAACGCCAATCATAACGCCATGATCGCTGCCAACCGCGCCCACATGACACAGGAGTGGTTGGCAGTAAACGCTGCTGGTGGCTTTACTCGTGATTTCTGGGCTGAAATTGATCGCCAGGTACTGCAACTGCGCGATCAGGAAGTTGGCATGGAAATCATCAACGATCTGATCGGCGTGCAAACGGTTCTGTCCGTCGGCAAAACTGCCAAGCTGTATAGCGTGGTCGGTGATATTGCTGATGACGTGTCGGTAAGCATTGACGGCCAGGCGCCGTTCTCCTTTGACCACACCGAATACGCCAGCGATGGCGACCCAATTCCGGTATTCACAGCTGGCTACGGTGTGAACTGGCGCCATGCTGCCGGGCTGAACACCGTGGGCATCGATCTGGTGTTGGACTCGCAGATGGCGAAAATGCGCAAATTCAATAAAGAGCGCGTCAACTACTACCTGAACGGCAACCCGAACATTCAGGTGCAGTCATACCAGGCCCAAGGCATCAAAAACCACCGCAACACCAAAAAGCTGAATCTCGGCGCTGGCGCGGGTGGCGCTAACATCGACCTGACTGCAGCAACGATGACCCAGCTGTTTGATTTCTTCGGCAAAGGTGCATTCGGTACGCTGGCCCGTACCAATAAAGTTGCTCAATACGATGTGATGTGGGTATCCCCAGAAATCTGGGCTAACCTGGCACAGCCATACGTGGTCAACGGTGTGGTGAGCGGCAATGTATTGCAGGCGGTATTACCTTTCGCGCCGGTTAAAGAAGTCCGCATGACATTTGCGTTAAAGGGTAATGAGTTCGTCGCTTACGTTCGTCGAAGCGATGTGATTTCTCCACTGGTCGGCATGGCTGTGGGCGTTATTCCTTTGCCACGCCCACTACCGAACGTTAACTACAACTTCCAGATCATGTCTGCTGAAGGTCTGCAAATCACTGCAGACGATCAGGGGCTTTCCGGTGTTGTCTACGGCGCCAATCTGGCATAA
- a CDS encoding DUF7370 family protein encodes MVTKEKAKEYLESQGITLPDFILDALVEQVNSIQECLDANYPASTALLIQLYLLGLMGLGQGDKYISSQTAPSGASRSFRYQSFSDRWKGALNLLRGLDKKGCAIGLIPPDPTNKAFAGVWIGKGGCMCGGG; translated from the coding sequence ATGGTGACTAAAGAAAAGGCCAAGGAATATCTGGAGTCACAGGGTATCACCTTGCCTGATTTCATCCTGGATGCGCTGGTGGAGCAGGTGAACAGCATTCAGGAATGTCTGGATGCGAATTACCCAGCATCAACAGCGTTACTCATCCAACTTTATCTTCTCGGGCTCATGGGATTAGGCCAGGGCGATAAATACATCAGCTCTCAAACGGCGCCAAGCGGAGCATCGCGTTCGTTCCGCTATCAGTCATTTAGCGATCGCTGGAAGGGGGCGCTGAACCTGCTGCGCGGGTTAGACAAAAAAGGGTGCGCTATAGGACTGATTCCACCTGACCCAACAAACAAGGCTTTTGCCGGTGTCTGGATCGGCAAGGGCGGCTGCATGTGCGGTGGTGGTTGA
- a CDS encoding HK97 gp10 family phage protein has protein sequence MGVKIKGIKEAQRRLDAVVEDVRTRKAVRAIKSAVMIIANEAALMTPVDTSTLINSQYQETMINGTRITGRIGYSANYAVYVHNASGIMKGLPRPNNRGNYWDPAGEPKFLTKAAEKTRRQVGEIIRKEMML, from the coding sequence ATGGGCGTAAAGATAAAGGGTATCAAAGAGGCCCAGCGGCGCCTTGATGCCGTGGTTGAGGATGTCAGGACGAGAAAGGCAGTCAGGGCTATCAAATCGGCCGTGATGATAATCGCTAATGAAGCAGCGCTGATGACCCCGGTTGACACCAGTACCCTGATAAATTCGCAGTACCAGGAGACAATGATCAACGGTACTCGGATTACTGGCCGTATCGGTTACTCAGCGAATTATGCGGTCTATGTCCATAACGCCAGTGGCATCATGAAGGGGTTGCCGCGGCCAAACAACCGTGGAAATTACTGGGATCCTGCTGGTGAACCTAAATTCCTAACCAAGGCCGCAGAGAAAACCCGCCGGCAGGTGGGCGAGATAATCAGGAAGGAGATGATGCTGTGA
- a CDS encoding Ig-like domain-containing protein has translation MQGCANDTGKLIGKVAVLRMAFGCADTLPALSDWKRLGALTTKGFDFSPNSVTSEADDAKGLVENLVTTMDFTISGEGEFRRKDKTTEIGALNISKYIFDEVQAGRQPSIWVRFDFVGEDSGTYIMGYFNTTSWSGDFGTSDISTFSGEWKVADADTVVFEVAADVPVNGVTVAPATASIAVGATQQLTATVAPADASDKTGTWSSSATGKATVNQSGLVTGVSAGAATITFTTNDGAKTSTSAITVTA, from the coding sequence ATGCAAGGTTGTGCAAATGATACCGGCAAGCTGATCGGTAAAGTCGCGGTGCTGCGTATGGCTTTCGGCTGTGCTGACACGCTGCCGGCACTGAGTGACTGGAAGCGCCTCGGCGCGCTGACCACCAAGGGCTTCGACTTCTCGCCAAACTCCGTGACGTCTGAAGCGGACGACGCGAAAGGGCTGGTGGAGAACCTGGTAACTACCATGGATTTCACCATTTCCGGTGAAGGTGAATTCCGCCGCAAAGACAAAACCACTGAGATCGGCGCCCTCAACATCTCCAAGTACATTTTCGATGAAGTGCAGGCTGGCCGGCAGCCGTCGATTTGGGTTCGATTCGATTTCGTTGGCGAAGATTCCGGCACCTACATCATGGGCTACTTCAACACCACATCGTGGTCTGGTGATTTTGGCACGAGCGACATCTCCACTTTCTCCGGCGAGTGGAAAGTTGCTGATGCCGATACTGTCGTATTTGAAGTCGCCGCGGATGTACCGGTTAACGGTGTGACAGTGGCGCCAGCAACAGCAAGCATTGCTGTAGGGGCTACTCAACAGCTTACCGCCACAGTGGCGCCGGCTGATGCAAGCGACAAAACCGGCACCTGGTCATCCTCGGCAACCGGTAAGGCCACCGTCAATCAGTCAGGTCTCGTTACTGGCGTTTCTGCCGGCGCGGCCACAATCACATTTACCACCAATGATGGCGCCAAAACATCAACCAGCGCGATCACCGTTACCGCGTGA
- a CDS encoding DUF6246 family protein codes for MTPITELGEMVITDADRDYFLRPSFANMTRIGSPAEIVERFAELHTSESPRLLEAAVEAYGEVPGWLLAYINAPSFSSSAIFAGMIVMQACCDDDLSALVGELRPSKRGKRAFVFRRGKMPASDIIVIGQSLITHGIIGKAKIRKLQRHESKSYVNEFNAFEYISAARNHFNMPRAEAERLSMTEFQLLLAAKYPEQKGFTREEYDQVMDEDEKRWQAMMEKKR; via the coding sequence ATGACACCAATCACTGAATTAGGCGAGATGGTCATCACCGATGCCGATCGCGATTACTTCCTTCGACCTTCGTTCGCAAACATGACCCGCATAGGCTCGCCAGCGGAGATTGTAGAGCGATTTGCTGAACTCCATACCAGTGAGTCGCCACGGTTACTTGAAGCCGCTGTAGAGGCATACGGTGAGGTTCCTGGGTGGTTGCTGGCATACATCAACGCGCCGTCATTCAGTAGCTCAGCAATATTCGCCGGAATGATCGTTATGCAGGCATGCTGTGATGATGACCTTAGCGCGCTGGTGGGAGAGTTGCGGCCAAGCAAACGAGGAAAGAGAGCTTTCGTGTTTCGCCGCGGCAAGATGCCGGCGAGCGATATCATCGTAATCGGCCAGTCGCTGATCACTCACGGCATCATCGGCAAGGCAAAGATACGCAAGCTGCAGCGACATGAGTCGAAAAGCTACGTGAACGAGTTCAACGCCTTCGAGTACATCAGCGCAGCACGGAATCACTTCAACATGCCTCGTGCCGAAGCAGAGCGCCTTTCGATGACCGAGTTTCAGTTGCTGCTGGCGGCAAAATATCCAGAGCAGAAAGGCTTCACGCGCGAAGAGTACGATCAGGTCATGGACGAAGATGAGAAGCGCTGGCAGGCGATGATGGAGAAGAAAAGATAG
- a CDS encoding DUF551 domain-containing protein — MKWISVDEKLPEASLYRVIIATDKGVGSANFNPINGFQAVLLNSSTQHTNLTVTHWMPFPDAPQ, encoded by the coding sequence ATGAAATGGATATCTGTAGACGAAAAGCTGCCAGAGGCAAGCCTATATCGCGTAATCATTGCCACAGATAAGGGCGTTGGATCTGCTAATTTCAACCCTATCAACGGTTTTCAGGCGGTTTTGCTTAATAGCAGCACTCAGCATACAAATCTAACAGTGACCCACTGGATGCCGTTCCCTGATGCGCCTCAATAG
- a CDS encoding lipoprotein has translation MRKSLLVALGVLVLSGCAGQNDDYQLNSKQSSAQKDSKEWKEFVAPLSTKTQSPQDRLMKRAERNY, from the coding sequence ATGCGTAAGTCACTATTGGTTGCCCTGGGTGTTCTGGTTCTATCAGGATGCGCAGGCCAGAACGATGATTATCAATTGAATAGCAAACAATCGTCTGCTCAGAAAGACAGCAAAGAGTGGAAAGAGTTTGTCGCTCCTCTGTCTACCAAAACTCAATCGCCACAAGACAGACTGATGAAGCGTGCTGAGAGAAACTACTGA
- a CDS encoding tetratricopeptide repeat protein: protein MRKNLWLLVFCIFLSSCDSSPSQEDIENKANAGDSAAQIELYKMYSSGRASGGKNDSEAIKWLKMAAESGNPDAQYTLGTAYSNGWEGLTKNSKLSAQWLELAVKGGNKSALFLTAMNYMYGWGVEEDHVKAYAYLLVAQSFRNKAAISEETKFRYSLNKVQRVEAEELASDFKERYFK, encoded by the coding sequence GTGCGTAAAAATCTGTGGCTATTGGTTTTTTGTATTTTCCTATCTTCATGTGACTCATCACCATCACAAGAGGATATTGAGAATAAAGCGAATGCCGGTGATTCTGCCGCGCAGATAGAGCTTTACAAAATGTATAGCTCAGGCAGAGCTAGCGGTGGAAAAAATGATAGTGAAGCAATTAAATGGCTTAAGATGGCTGCTGAAAGCGGTAACCCTGATGCCCAGTATACACTCGGAACTGCGTACTCTAATGGTTGGGAAGGATTAACTAAAAATAGCAAGCTGTCTGCTCAATGGCTTGAGTTGGCAGTTAAAGGTGGAAATAAAAGCGCGTTGTTTCTTACCGCAATGAATTATATGTATGGCTGGGGAGTTGAGGAAGACCACGTAAAAGCTTATGCCTATCTGTTGGTGGCTCAGTCGTTTAGAAATAAAGCAGCAATTTCTGAAGAAACTAAATTCAGGTATTCTTTAAATAAAGTGCAAAGAGTGGAAGCGGAAGAGTTAGCCTCTGATTTCAAAGAACGCTACTTCAAGTAA
- a CDS encoding tape measure protein, translating to MPGENKMAEQDGGSLVYQVDIDTAKMITGSRRASVVLEEMGKQSGKADASLSKLERQAGSTGLTLGTLSRVAKAVTAAISFREVLSYADAWTTLNNKLANAVRANETLADVTERVFQITQDTRSSLNGTATLYARLERATRSYNTSADDLAKLTTIINQGFVVSGATAQEAEGAIVQLSQGLASGVLRGQEYNSVAEQGSRLSIALADSLGVSIGQLRAMAAQGKLTTDVVVKGLLSQGDAIGREFAKTTMTIGQASQIASNNITKFIGTSTTVRTGVMVFNDTIISLSENLTAVSNVILAITAVIGSRYVSALTAATAATIANTAASIRAAIAQGSLRAALIAALTPLGGLVGAATLASAAIFYFYQRAQQAKQEAIDFADKLDGVIAKMRQMNDVQLTGTIADLNTSLRAQVEQLDELQTAHQENINRLYNAQQALNNAAEGSWAYNSASAAVTEAQDQVAQSARDVDSAETKLSRTKSTLGLVQAQLSGKLEQGVDLLRRDGEEAGVAAGMMNHLGNAINFASRAKDKFNSQSLIVERPKSVQDYLDKLNDQVEIQSELNDRKRAQLKAEKDIRTLGGSEQDVMLARDRAGAEFDATKAIQEQKQATKEGIAEGKKSANQAESVAQKLANLKQQSELAAGSTSELSREQAILTAQQSLGKGATQAQVALAGEYAAKAWDAAAAAKGVTEAIKAMPEKAENKSYAESMQNLKAALDAGKIDLQEYNIATEKMALEHQNNLAKINAQAVVNPVASARAEVDPVQQLANENAQKLALMQQYQQQEQAILLQSYQQGKISYDQFILAKQATDDQYLALRTAQEKQHQEQQTAAQWQLLSQQSLGYNMLTSAVDAFSGNASNAITGLLTGTMSAQEAMRSLGNTILNSVINSIVQVGVEALKNYILGQTLGAASVASSVGMAATTASAWAPAAAMASLATLGANAAPAAAGITSTVGLAGGLALAGARYNGGPVSAGAMYQVGERGKPEIYQASTGKQYMIPGDNGKVISNKQMTSGGGAAPTIIIENYSSGAGVMDTQASKGADGADVVRIVLADLQQGGQISQGISQYHQAPRKATE from the coding sequence ATGCCCGGAGAAAATAAAATGGCAGAGCAAGACGGCGGAAGCCTCGTTTATCAGGTTGATATCGACACTGCAAAGATGATTACAGGTAGTCGCAGGGCATCTGTTGTTCTCGAGGAGATGGGGAAACAGTCAGGAAAGGCAGATGCCAGCTTATCAAAACTTGAGCGCCAGGCGGGTTCTACAGGCTTAACTCTTGGCACGCTGTCGCGTGTCGCTAAAGCCGTTACGGCAGCTATATCTTTTCGTGAAGTATTGTCATATGCGGACGCATGGACAACGCTTAACAACAAGCTGGCTAATGCTGTAAGAGCCAACGAGACCCTGGCGGACGTAACTGAGCGAGTCTTTCAGATCACTCAAGATACACGCTCCAGCTTAAACGGTACTGCGACGCTTTATGCTCGCCTTGAGCGCGCCACTCGAAGCTATAACACCTCTGCAGACGATCTCGCTAAGCTAACGACAATTATCAACCAGGGCTTTGTCGTGTCTGGGGCTACAGCTCAAGAGGCTGAAGGGGCCATTGTTCAACTATCTCAGGGCTTGGCTTCGGGTGTGCTGAGAGGGCAGGAATATAACTCTGTTGCAGAGCAGGGAAGTCGCTTATCTATCGCTCTTGCTGATTCTCTTGGAGTAAGTATTGGCCAACTTCGTGCTATGGCTGCACAAGGCAAGTTGACTACTGATGTGGTAGTGAAAGGGTTGCTATCTCAAGGCGATGCGATCGGTAGAGAGTTTGCCAAAACCACGATGACTATCGGCCAGGCAAGCCAGATTGCCAGCAACAACATCACCAAATTTATCGGCACCTCAACAACAGTAAGAACTGGCGTGATGGTTTTCAATGATACCATTATATCCCTCAGCGAAAACCTCACTGCCGTCTCAAACGTTATTTTGGCTATTACTGCAGTGATTGGTTCGCGGTATGTATCTGCATTAACGGCTGCAACAGCAGCAACGATAGCAAATACCGCAGCATCGATTAGGGCTGCTATTGCACAGGGATCTTTACGTGCAGCTCTTATTGCTGCTTTAACCCCGCTGGGCGGTTTAGTCGGGGCGGCAACACTCGCATCTGCAGCGATATTCTACTTCTATCAACGCGCACAGCAGGCTAAGCAAGAAGCGATAGATTTCGCAGACAAACTCGATGGCGTGATAGCAAAAATGCGCCAAATGAATGATGTACAGCTAACCGGAACTATTGCCGATCTGAACACGTCACTGAGGGCTCAGGTTGAGCAATTAGACGAATTACAAACTGCCCACCAAGAAAACATTAACCGTTTATATAATGCCCAGCAGGCGTTAAATAATGCTGCTGAGGGGTCTTGGGCATATAACTCAGCGTCAGCGGCAGTAACTGAGGCTCAAGATCAGGTGGCTCAGTCTGCCCGTGATGTGGATTCAGCAGAGACAAAACTTAGTCGAACCAAAAGCACTTTAGGATTAGTCCAGGCTCAGCTAAGCGGAAAACTTGAACAGGGCGTTGATCTTCTGCGCCGAGATGGCGAAGAGGCTGGGGTAGCAGCTGGCATGATGAATCATCTGGGCAACGCTATTAATTTCGCCAGTAGGGCCAAGGATAAATTCAACTCGCAAAGCCTCATTGTTGAACGGCCTAAAAGTGTTCAGGACTATCTGGACAAGCTGAATGATCAGGTTGAGATTCAGAGCGAACTTAACGACAGGAAGCGCGCTCAGTTAAAGGCAGAGAAGGACATCAGAACTCTCGGTGGTAGCGAGCAAGACGTCATGCTGGCACGCGATAGGGCTGGTGCAGAGTTCGATGCAACCAAGGCGATTCAGGAGCAAAAGCAGGCAACCAAGGAAGGAATAGCGGAGGGCAAGAAGTCAGCCAATCAAGCTGAAAGCGTTGCTCAGAAGCTGGCAAACCTGAAACAGCAGTCTGAACTTGCGGCGGGCTCAACAAGTGAGCTTAGCCGAGAGCAGGCGATCCTGACCGCACAGCAATCACTCGGTAAAGGCGCGACGCAAGCACAGGTAGCCCTGGCCGGGGAATATGCCGCAAAAGCTTGGGATGCTGCCGCAGCAGCCAAAGGCGTCACTGAGGCGATCAAGGCTATGCCTGAGAAGGCGGAGAATAAATCCTACGCCGAGTCCATGCAGAACCTGAAAGCTGCGCTGGATGCCGGGAAGATTGACCTTCAGGAGTACAACATCGCCACCGAGAAAATGGCGCTGGAGCATCAGAACAACTTAGCGAAGATTAACGCTCAGGCTGTAGTTAACCCTGTTGCATCTGCACGAGCTGAAGTTGATCCGGTTCAGCAGTTGGCGAATGAGAATGCTCAGAAGCTGGCGCTGATGCAGCAGTATCAACAGCAGGAGCAGGCGATACTGCTGCAGAGTTACCAGCAGGGAAAAATCAGCTATGACCAATTCATCTTGGCTAAACAGGCCACGGATGATCAGTACCTGGCTTTGCGCACTGCCCAGGAGAAGCAACACCAGGAGCAGCAGACGGCGGCGCAATGGCAGCTGTTGAGCCAGCAAAGCCTTGGTTACAACATGTTGACGAGCGCTGTTGATGCTTTCTCGGGTAATGCCTCAAACGCTATTACAGGGCTGCTTACCGGCACCATGTCAGCACAAGAGGCGATGCGGTCACTTGGCAACACCATCCTGAACAGCGTGATAAACAGCATCGTACAGGTGGGTGTGGAGGCGTTGAAAAACTACATCCTCGGCCAGACGCTTGGCGCCGCCTCCGTGGCGTCATCTGTGGGTATGGCTGCAACAACGGCTTCAGCCTGGGCGCCGGCGGCCGCAATGGCATCCCTGGCAACTCTTGGCGCTAACGCAGCTCCAGCGGCTGCAGGGATAACCTCAACCGTTGGATTAGCTGGTGGGCTGGCTTTGGCCGGTGCGCGTTATAACGGCGGCCCTGTGAGCGCTGGCGCGATGTACCAGGTAGGTGAGCGCGGCAAGCCAGAGATTTACCAGGCGAGCACTGGTAAGCAGTACATGATACCTGGTGACAATGGCAAGGTGATCAGCAATAAGCAGATGACCAGCGGCGGCGGTGCGGCGCCAACCATCATCATCGAAAACTACTCATCTGGTGCTGGTGTAATGGATACCCAGGCTAGCAAAGGGGCTGATGGTGCCGATGTGGTGCGCATCGTGCTGGCGGATCTGCAGCAAGGTGGGCAAATCAGCCAGGGTATATCCCAGTATCACCAGGCTCCTCGCAAAGCCACTGAATAG
- a CDS encoding DUF1833 family protein gives MPTLREFQSQRPNRIIYDTMTFSHPSFGVLRLVANQIYPKTFAGQVFSPCRMEVAESQQSSTPVINSTVKFGRLAQDFKQQLKLWRAHSRITPISATYQRFDAADMNTPLKSWTLYVKDASLDEADVTCSLTLQNPLNNNIGFLYNTTEFPGLANA, from the coding sequence ATGCCTACATTACGAGAATTTCAGTCACAGCGGCCTAACAGGATCATCTACGACACGATGACGTTTAGCCATCCGTCATTTGGTGTTCTCCGGCTGGTGGCAAACCAGATATACCCAAAGACGTTCGCCGGCCAGGTGTTTTCACCGTGTCGAATGGAGGTCGCAGAGAGCCAGCAGAGCAGTACGCCGGTGATCAACTCAACGGTGAAATTCGGGCGCCTGGCACAGGACTTTAAGCAGCAGCTGAAGCTGTGGCGCGCGCACTCACGCATAACGCCTATCTCTGCCACGTACCAGCGTTTCGATGCGGCGGACATGAACACGCCGCTGAAGTCTTGGACGCTGTATGTGAAAGATGCCTCTCTCGATGAGGCTGACGTAACGTGCTCGCTCACGCTGCAGAACCCGCTAAACAACAACATCGGCTTTCTCTACAACACCACTGAATTCCCAGGACTCGCCAATGCATAA
- a CDS encoding NlpC/P60 family protein → MHKPDFIHAMEGKPWRDRACSFDATDCWGLVVLYYRHVLGIEIHQTPDYEAGSDFLTCFSGDVVFWHQAEKAADDSIFIAYYGGQPAHVGLVIDGQAFHSRGEAGHVRFDKLRTLERVFTKLEFYDYAVDRSSARAGVA, encoded by the coding sequence ATGCATAAACCTGACTTCATTCACGCCATGGAGGGTAAGCCGTGGCGCGATCGGGCGTGCTCGTTCGACGCAACTGATTGCTGGGGACTGGTTGTGCTGTATTACCGGCATGTTCTCGGCATAGAGATACACCAAACGCCGGACTACGAAGCCGGTAGCGACTTCCTGACGTGTTTTTCCGGTGATGTTGTGTTCTGGCATCAGGCCGAGAAAGCGGCCGACGATAGCATTTTTATCGCGTATTACGGCGGTCAGCCAGCCCACGTTGGTTTGGTCATTGATGGGCAAGCATTCCATAGCCGCGGCGAAGCGGGGCATGTGCGCTTTGACAAGCTACGGACGCTGGAGCGAGTTTTCACCAAATTGGAGTTTTACGACTATGCCGTTGATCGAAGTTCAGCGCGTGCCGGGGTTGCCTAA